In Persicimonas caeni, a single window of DNA contains:
- a CDS encoding response regulator transcription factor: MADLTCLVVDDDPTTLTLVTRTLQRAGIETVEATTGEDCLEVFDSDAFDIVVLDNILPNMRGEDICRYIRQRSEVPILFMSKFADEIDRIVGLELGADDYISKPFNPRELLARVRAVLRRTGRSGTVEEPVSAERAGDEGLIELGPLVLDLNQYQVVWAGEDVELTKTEFEILQVLASAPGRVFPRAELIEQVYEDTVVSERTIDSHVRRVRKKFRRFDVELIQTVRGVGFQINSFDDRSGS; the protein is encoded by the coding sequence ATGGCTGACCTAACCTGTCTGGTGGTCGACGACGATCCGACCACGTTGACATTGGTGACTCGTACGCTCCAGCGCGCAGGAATCGAGACCGTCGAGGCAACGACGGGCGAAGACTGCCTGGAGGTGTTCGACTCCGATGCATTCGACATCGTCGTTCTCGACAATATTTTGCCGAATATGCGCGGCGAAGACATCTGCCGCTACATTCGGCAGCGCTCGGAAGTCCCGATTTTGTTCATGTCGAAGTTCGCCGACGAGATCGACCGCATTGTGGGCCTGGAGTTGGGGGCCGACGACTATATCAGCAAGCCGTTCAACCCGCGCGAGTTGCTCGCTCGAGTGCGCGCGGTGCTCCGGCGTACCGGTCGCTCGGGCACCGTCGAGGAGCCGGTAAGCGCCGAGCGCGCCGGTGACGAGGGGCTTATCGAGCTAGGCCCGCTGGTGCTCGATTTGAACCAGTATCAAGTGGTCTGGGCCGGTGAGGACGTCGAGCTGACCAAGACCGAGTTCGAGATCTTGCAGGTGCTGGCCAGCGCGCCCGGGCGAGTGTTTCCCCGCGCCGAGCTCATCGAGCAGGTCTACGAGGATACGGTCGTCAGCGAGCGCACCATCGACAGCCACGTGCGCCGAGTGCGCAAGAAGTTTCGGCGCTTCGACGTCGAGCTCATCCAGACGGTTCGCGGTGTGGGCTTCCAGATCAACTCGTTCGACGACCGAAGTGGGTCTTAG
- a CDS encoding response regulator transcription factor: MAREKALVAEDDPTSRAIVVKTLTRAGFDIIEATTGAEAIELFDSTDLDLVVLDNVMPEVDGEEVCRHIRAESDVPILFVSKFADDVDRIVGLELGADDYIAKPFNPRELLARVRAVMRRSARDQHKPTPQPSADTNELEVGKLRLDLHAYKAFWGEHAIDFTKTEFDLVSTLARWPSRVYTREELVARAYDDNVVVSERTIDSHVRRIREKFRDFDVDPIRTVRGVGFQLVCE; the protein is encoded by the coding sequence ATGGCTCGAGAAAAGGCACTTGTCGCAGAAGACGATCCGACCAGCCGCGCCATCGTGGTCAAGACGTTGACCCGGGCGGGCTTCGATATCATCGAGGCGACCACGGGCGCTGAGGCCATCGAACTGTTCGACTCCACCGACCTCGACTTGGTGGTGCTCGACAACGTCATGCCCGAGGTCGACGGCGAGGAAGTCTGCCGCCACATCCGCGCCGAGTCGGACGTGCCGATTTTGTTCGTCTCCAAATTCGCCGACGACGTCGACCGAATCGTCGGCTTGGAATTGGGCGCCGACGATTATATCGCCAAGCCGTTCAATCCGCGCGAGCTGCTGGCGCGAGTCCGTGCCGTGATGCGCCGCTCGGCGCGAGACCAGCACAAACCCACCCCCCAACCGAGCGCCGACACCAACGAACTCGAAGTCGGCAAGCTTCGCCTCGATCTGCACGCCTACAAAGCCTTCTGGGGCGAGCACGCCATCGACTTCACCAAAACCGAGTTCGATCTGGTGAGCACGCTGGCACGCTGGCCGTCGCGCGTCTACACCCGCGAGGAGTTGGTGGCCCGCGCGTACGATGACAATGTCGTCGTCAGCGAGCGCACCATCGACAGCCACGTGCGTCGTATTCGAGAAAAATTTCGTGATTTCGACGTCGACCCGATCCGCACCGTGCGTGGTGTCGGCTTCCAGCTTGTCTGCGAATGA
- a CDS encoding ATP-binding protein encodes MQHMVSSLFTAAVESCKQLSSALGSPDDLIVLLDQDLRPEEAYRPARTDADRGNPASYVTAHFAKMENGAQIRQALEARAREVVRTGDPAAMLYHTTIEQHRRTYSSRITPRTDTDGDVCGVVVCCRDITAAEEIETQLDRLKADVSEALRTQIEFIAQASHELRTPLNGILGIAEVLKDTNLDTDQKHLVDVLGASGEVLRDIIDDVLDFSRHTRTSTELEHIPFDLHDVLGDVIQLMAMPAEAKGLELALRFPPDAPRNFFGDAGRIRQVVLNLVSNAIKFTDDGHVLVEVAAEPIEDERMQVTITVEDTGIGIAPDEHDVLFEAFSQATTAISRREQGSGLGLAICKQLTELMGGQIAVDSQPDEGTRFRVTVELARLSNVILPVLAADLHGRRALLVDPNHIQRWISQEYLQDADMRVTCADAAGDALDLMREAVAQHDPFDVVLIARQLTRGDGPTLGRLIKSDPTLSHTPLLLLCPVHLDESPHPSFPSKDFEARLLRPIRPGILLDSVAAAIEGGFAELTSEPVDVDPDAFAAEIEKSVEAHAETEVDSTPSHVLVVEDDPVSQMVTVRMLERAGHNADLAESGEQALELIDPDRHRVVLLDCQMPGLSGFETARRIRARGIDTPIVALTAAAVEGIEQHCREAGMDAYLPKPVRYQCLCSVVERWSGENSSTEEFDPGDLPAALDLEGLVDRFEDDVEFIDEVTDMFRSDVHRLMGNLVDALSERDARRLARNAHTLAGAAAQAGAMAISELASRTEQAADMLDWEDCERLCWAIGAHHRLYEARVAEYRAQRV; translated from the coding sequence ATGCAGCACATGGTATCCTCGCTGTTTACGGCGGCAGTCGAGAGCTGTAAGCAACTCTCCTCGGCGCTCGGATCCCCCGACGATCTGATCGTCTTGCTCGACCAAGACCTCCGGCCCGAAGAGGCGTATCGTCCGGCGCGCACCGATGCCGACCGTGGAAATCCCGCGAGCTATGTCACCGCGCATTTCGCCAAGATGGAAAACGGCGCTCAGATTCGCCAGGCGCTCGAAGCTCGCGCTCGAGAGGTCGTTCGCACCGGCGATCCCGCGGCGATGCTCTACCACACCACCATCGAGCAGCACCGGCGGACCTACTCGAGTCGCATCACCCCGCGCACCGACACGGACGGCGACGTGTGCGGGGTGGTCGTGTGCTGCCGCGACATCACCGCCGCCGAGGAAATCGAGACCCAACTCGACCGCCTCAAAGCCGATGTCTCCGAGGCGCTACGCACCCAGATCGAGTTTATCGCGCAAGCTTCTCACGAGCTTCGCACTCCGCTCAACGGCATCTTGGGCATTGCCGAGGTTCTCAAGGACACGAATCTCGACACCGACCAAAAGCACCTGGTCGACGTGCTCGGCGCCTCCGGCGAAGTGCTGCGTGATATCATCGACGACGTGCTCGACTTCTCGCGGCACACCCGCACCTCGACCGAGTTGGAGCATATTCCGTTCGATCTGCACGACGTGCTGGGCGACGTGATTCAGCTGATGGCCATGCCGGCCGAAGCCAAAGGCTTGGAGTTGGCGCTGCGCTTCCCCCCGGATGCGCCGCGCAACTTCTTTGGCGACGCCGGGCGTATCCGCCAGGTGGTGCTCAACCTGGTGAGCAACGCCATCAAGTTCACGGACGACGGTCACGTGCTCGTGGAGGTGGCCGCCGAACCCATCGAAGACGAGCGCATGCAGGTGACGATCACGGTCGAAGACACCGGCATCGGCATCGCGCCCGACGAGCACGACGTGCTGTTCGAAGCGTTTTCGCAGGCCACGACGGCTATCTCCCGGCGCGAGCAAGGCAGCGGCCTGGGGCTGGCGATTTGCAAGCAACTGACCGAACTGATGGGCGGCCAGATCGCGGTCGACAGCCAGCCGGACGAGGGAACCCGGTTCCGAGTCACCGTCGAGCTGGCCAGGCTGAGCAACGTGATCCTGCCTGTGTTGGCCGCCGATCTGCACGGCCGCCGCGCGCTGCTGGTCGACCCGAACCACATCCAGCGCTGGATCTCGCAGGAGTACCTGCAGGATGCCGACATGCGCGTGACCTGCGCGGACGCGGCGGGCGACGCGCTCGACCTGATGCGCGAGGCCGTCGCCCAACACGACCCGTTCGACGTGGTGCTCATCGCCCGCCAGCTAACACGCGGCGACGGGCCGACGCTGGGCCGGCTGATCAAAAGCGACCCGACGCTCAGCCACACGCCCCTGCTTCTGCTCTGCCCGGTCCACCTCGACGAGAGTCCCCACCCGAGCTTTCCGAGCAAAGATTTCGAGGCTCGCCTGCTGCGACCGATTCGGCCGGGCATCCTGCTCGACTCGGTCGCCGCGGCCATCGAGGGCGGCTTCGCCGAGTTGACCAGTGAACCGGTCGACGTCGACCCCGACGCATTCGCCGCCGAGATCGAAAAGAGCGTCGAGGCCCATGCCGAGACCGAGGTCGACTCCACCCCCTCACACGTCTTGGTCGTCGAGGACGATCCCGTCAGCCAGATGGTCACCGTGCGTATGCTCGAGCGCGCCGGCCACAACGCCGACTTGGCCGAGTCGGGCGAGCAGGCCCTCGAGCTCATCGACCCCGACCGTCACCGAGTGGTGCTGCTCGACTGCCAGATGCCCGGCCTGAGCGGCTTCGAGACCGCCCGGCGCATCCGTGCGCGCGGCATCGACACGCCCATCGTCGCCCTGACCGCCGCGGCCGTCGAAGGCATCGAGCAGCATTGCCGCGAAGCGGGCATGGACGCCTACCTTCCCAAACCCGTGCGCTACCAATGCCTGTGCAGCGTGGTCGAGCGGTGGTCGGGAGAAAACTCGTCGACCGAGGAGTTCGATCCGGGAGACCTCCCCGCCGCGCTCGATCTCGAAGGGCTCGTGGATCGCTTCGAGGACGACGTCGAGTTTATCGACGAGGTCACCGACATGTTCCGCAGCGACGTCCACCGGCTCATGGGCAACCTGGTCGACGCGCTCAGCGAACGCGACGCGCGCCGCCTGGCCCGCAACGCGCACACCTTGGCCGGCGCGGCCGCCCAGGCCGGCGCCATGGCCATCAGCGAGCTCGCCTCACGCACCGAGCAGGCCGCCGACATGCTCGACTGGGAGGATTGCGAGCGGCTCTGCTGGGCGATCGGCGCCCATCACCGCCTCTACGAGGCCCGCGTCGCCGAATACCGCGCCCAGCGCGTCTGA
- a CDS encoding OB-fold-containig protein: protein MEEFLQIALSFPTVIFSGMLIGVLLYWTMVIVGAVDIDLFDLDIDLDTDFDIDMDLDVDADVDGDFDVDADGPSAGIMHSLMAAIGLGTVPVTIIGSIVTLAAWFLSFAAVYYLGPMLGTSVFAGLGIVVVSFVLSLPITSVFTHPLKGIFKTHTHTGGQTLVGKLCKVTSGSVTQTFGQAEVDDGGAGLLVSIRCETEGLLKRGSRALIIEYNAEQDIYFVEPYDNLLADDDDEVVFDTAQATDDAVQPQRNKQLETNE from the coding sequence ATGGAAGAGTTTCTCCAGATTGCACTGTCTTTCCCGACGGTCATCTTCTCGGGCATGCTCATCGGCGTGTTGCTGTACTGGACGATGGTCATCGTCGGCGCGGTCGACATCGACTTATTCGATCTCGACATCGATCTCGACACCGACTTCGACATCGACATGGACCTCGACGTCGACGCCGATGTCGACGGTGACTTCGACGTCGACGCCGACGGGCCCAGCGCAGGCATCATGCATTCGTTGATGGCGGCCATCGGCCTGGGGACCGTGCCGGTGACCATCATCGGCAGCATCGTCACCCTGGCGGCCTGGTTTTTGTCCTTCGCGGCAGTCTACTACCTGGGCCCGATGCTCGGCACCAGCGTCTTTGCCGGCCTGGGCATCGTGGTGGTCAGCTTCGTGTTGAGCCTGCCGATCACCTCGGTCTTCACCCACCCGCTCAAGGGCATCTTCAAGACTCACACGCACACCGGCGGCCAGACTCTGGTCGGCAAGCTGTGCAAAGTCACCTCGGGCTCGGTCACCCAGACCTTCGGGCAGGCCGAGGTCGACGACGGCGGCGCAGGGCTGCTGGTGTCGATCCGCTGCGAGACCGAAGGCCTGCTGAAGCGTGGCTCGCGCGCATTGATCATCGAATACAACGCCGAACAAGATATCTACTTCGTCGAGCCCTATGACAACTTGCTGGCTGACGATGACGATGAAGTCGTCTTCGACACCGCCCAGGCGACCGACGACGCCGTACAACCCCAGCGAAACAAACAACTCGAGACGAATGAGTGA